A region of the Pelecanus crispus isolate bPelCri1 chromosome 1, bPelCri1.pri, whole genome shotgun sequence genome:
CAAACTATCAGTGTATCTTTTAATAACGTTGCAGGAAGTCTTACCTCTCATCCTCACCATCTACGAGGGGCGTTGTCAATGGCAGCACCTTCAgtggaaagagagaggcagaggaTGGCATGCCGCTGCTACCGCCATCTGAAACGGCTGATGCTCCAACACCACTCTCGCCACTGGCAGCTTGAGGTAAACCCACTAAGGAAGGCTCTATAGGGCGTCTGCCATCTTCAGTTTGGCTTACAGTTGACTGAGCTAGTGATTGTGCGGGGAACTGGGTAGAGCTTAGCGGTATCTGCTGTGGCACACTCTGTGCCACTGGCATACCTATACTTGTTGATATCAAGGGAGGTTGACTAACACTTGGAGCCAAATTCCCGTTCTGCACAGCCGAAGCTTGTGCTATATTCTGTGGCTGTCCCAAACCTATAGAAGCAGAAGGTATGCCAGGAGGCACAGCTGAACCAGCTTGACTTGGTGCAGGAACAGTACTAGCAGAAGGTATAGGGCTAAccgcaggcagctgctggccagTCATCCCTTGGACTACAGATTCCACTCCTTGTGCCTGCGGCGGTACAGGTAACAAGGTGTTTTGCTGAGCAATGACCATTTGCTGAGGAAGGCCTGAAGCGCCAGCCTGTAATCCCTGCTGCATTATTCCTGTCTGCACAGGCTGCACTACTTGTGAAGATGGAGGAGCAGCCGTCGACGGCATGACTGGCGGTGGAATTTGGTTTGCAGCAGATGGTGGTTGCACCACAGCGGCTACGCTTCCTTGCTGCCCAACATTCAGCATTTGACCACTGGTACCTATACCTGGTATCGCTGCTGGAGCATGTGCAatgggctgagctggggcagTGGCTGGATGTGCTTGTACTGAAGGCTGCATGCTCTGTGCCTGGGCAATGGGAACCGGTTGCCCCGCTCCTACTCCTGTAGAACTGGGCTGCATGGCAGGGGCTGGAGTCTGAAGGATCTGCTGATGTTGAATGTAGTCTGGCATAGCACCCGTAACTGAGTTTTGGTTCACCGGCTTAACGTGACCTGCGGCCATCTGCGTAGGAACTgtctgttgctgctgctgctgctgttgcccatactgcaactgctgctgctgtacaaCTGGCAAAGTCTGCACAGGCTGCGCCGGCTGAGAATACGGTAGTTGCTGTTGAGCCATACTTTGAATGGCAGGTTGCTGGTGGCCCAGAGATGGGGATACACCTAGTATATTAACTGGGGCTGGCTGAACCCCAGTAACAGTGGTTAGACTGGCCTGTGCAGGAGGTTGGACCCCTGGCTTCTGCTGTGGATAGTTTACTTCTTGAGAATGCAGCTGGACTTGTGCAAGCTGTGATTGAGAAACACTCTGTGGTATACTAGATGCTGGAATTGCCGGAGGAGCAGCGCTGCTAAAATCCATCTGCTGCGGACCCACACCTTGAAACGCTTGCTGCTGTACCACAGTAGGTGCTCCTATTTCTCCACTTCCCACACTTTCTGTATAGTGACTCAGTGTGCTTACATTGCTGCTAACAGAACTCCCACTGGTGCTCTCCCTTTCAGAAGTCACTTCAAGCGGGTTTTGTTTTATCGTCTCTACTGCTTTGTTTACTGCTACTCCTTCTGAAACTGCAACAGTGTTTTCTTTATCATAGAATTCAGTGCATGTCCATCTACCTTTTTTGAAAGGTTCAGAACTAGAATCTAATTTTACAACCCTAAACCTTGACGTGCCAgatgcaggctgctgctggcttgATCCCACTGCCATTCCTGCAGTTGGATTAGTAACATTGTTCATGACACTAGAGGAAGCACTCGTACCATTGCCAACACCACTCAAGATATTCACATTAACATTGCTGCTAGTTCCAGACAAAGCATTTACATTACCAGTACTCGTGATGTTGCTTAAATTTATAGTACCAAGCATGCTGCTTGCCACGCTAGAACTACCGCCGCCCATATTATTTAAGGTACTAGTTCCAGTAGCAGGACTTACACCTAAATTGCCAGGAGTACTTGTAGTGCGGATATTAGACACGACAGATGCCGGGGAACCAGTGGATGATGCAGCAGAAACTGGTGCAGTTGCTATAACACTGTCAGAGCTTCCAGTTGTTGATAGTTTTCTAAACGATGGACTGGGCGGTGGTCCTCCAGAAACCGGGGCACTGCCCACCCCAGGATGCGATGGATGATGGTGTCCatgatggtggtggtgaagatggtggtggtgatgaACGTGATGGGGGTGAACACTTCCGTTGATCACAACACTCTGCTGTGGGTGATGAGGCAGAGGAGCATGCTGCTGAGGAAGATGAGGCTGGTTTGGAGAAACAGCCCCAGGAGTCTCTGCCTCTTGGAAGTTATTTAAAGTCTCTTCAGAGGAGCTCCTCTCAGGTTCTCCCAAGTCAGTGGCCCTGGATAAAGAAACATCCAATATTTCTGAAGACGACAGGTCTTCAGTGTGGGACTCATCCAGGTCATCGTAGCTTTCTGTATCCTCTGCTATGCTGTTATTAGAGCTCATACTAGCTGATATTTGAGCGGGGGTCACACTGGTAATTTGGAagccacttttctttttcatttgagcTCCAGTCTGGGCAAGAGGCTGCGGCTGGAGCTGAGACTGCGAGAGGAGGTTCAGGCTTTGTGGAGGAGGGGGTGTCGGCTGTGGACCCGCTGATGAAgatgctgcaggagatggaggcgGTGGCTGGACCAGCAAAGGCGGCTGATAATCCTCGGCAGAGAGGGCAGCGCTCCCAACGCCGGTACCTGGTGCAGTGGGAGCAGTAACGcagctgctgctactgctgctgcccCTTCTAGGAAACATTGCCGGGTGCGCCATCTTCCTAGCACTAATGTCTGCGGCTGAGTCAGGCTGGTGCATTGTATCGGGTGTATTTTAAGAGTGCAATCCCCCGGTatggagagagacagacatacacacacagttAGCTTTGCGCTCACGGCAGGGCAGAGAGACAGCACGCACAACCCCCCCGGCTCCCGCAGAGCACAGGCTGAGGCGCCTCGGCACCGCCGCTAaccacccccctcccctcctcctcctcccctccgaGACAGGGAGGGGGCGAGGACCGGTCCTCCGCCGCCTCTAGATTAGCGCCTCTGAATGTGACACTTTCAATCCTCCGCCATTCACTTTCTTTCgccttctcccccctcccccccccccttttgattcccaccacccccctccctccccggccgccccccccccccccccacctcccggACTGCGCCTCTCCCGGGGGGTGGGCAGCGGGCGGAGGAAATGCCCGCGGTagccggccggccccgggggcgaGCCCCTTCCTCCCCGCGGCTCACCCGGGCGCCGCGGCTCGCCGGCAGCCGGCAGAACCGCcctccccgcggccgccgccgccgcctcctcctcctcggcggAGGGGCGAGGGCAGCCGGCGGGCCCTCAGGGCAGCCCGGCGAGGCGGCCGGCGCCCCTCGCCATCACCGctgtagtagtagtagtaggaGAGCGCAGATACGTACAGGACTGGCGCACAGCAGGGCGGCAGCGGCAGGCTGAGCCGGGCAGGGACATCCCCGTCAGTGGCAGCCATGGAGCTGAATCATTTTGGGTATTAAAGAGACGGAataaggagggaagaaaagcagcagcagcccgaCAAGAGAGTCCAtgaaaaggagggagggaggaagggggagccagccaggcagcctcgctctctcctccctctgtgtCTGGCTGTCTCTGGAGGAGGCTCCGCTCCGCAcgctcttccttccccctccgCCTCCTCCCCCTTTATAACAGGCGGCACCCGCTCTTCCTCCGCAGAACCGCGCCTGGGAtcagtcctcctcctcctccggcgTGCGCGCCTGCCCcgtcctttctttccctcccgGTCCCTCCCGgcttccccgccgccgcgggtctctccccggcccggccccgtcTCCTCACGGAGCGCTGGAAGAGGGCGCTgcgcggggctgcaggggggagGGCAAAGCTCGCCAAAGGGGAGGGCAGGCGAGAGACAACGCAAGATGGCGGCCGCCGCGCATGCGCGCCGCGCTGGCAGACATAAAGCCCGTCTGGCCCGGGCTGACGGAAATAGGCTCGGCTCGCGCGGCGGAAATTGCCGAGCGGCGCCGATCCCCCGGGAGGGGGAAGGGCGGGGGGTGTCCCCGCGTGGCGGCGCTCcgggatggggagggggcagggccGTGACCGTGGCCGTGgcgagggagggagagagagagagaggggggggggccggcaccccccccccccccggtgcccctctctgcctcttccccGGGCCCGCAGCATGACTGTGCCTCACATgacccgccgccgcctccctccccctcagCTCCGTTGCAGATTTATTCAAGTTATTCatcaccttctccttcctcccctccctcggTCCAGAATATTCCTGCCCATTCCTTCCCCCGCGCATGGGGAAAGCGGAGGCGCCTCGCTCGGGGGCCGCCTTCCCTGTTGTGCCCCCGGCggctcttccccctccccgggcggGGGTCGCGGCGGGTGGCTGCCCCTCACGCCCCGAAAtggccgccgcgccccccccctccccgctcgcTCTTCCCCGCTCAAGCCGGCCGGGCGGGAAGgcccccggggcgggagggcgcTGCCACCGGCGCCCCCGGGTGATGGCGGGGCGGGCGCTGAGGCGGTGTCGGTGGCTGCGGCTGTGCCgagggggagcggcggccggaGGAGGCCGGGTCAGGGGAAATCGCTCCTCTGCATCCACAAGCGACACGCGTGTGCGTGGGGGAGCTCCTGCTGAGACGGGGAGAGGAAGCGCATGGAAGCGCTGCTCCGAAAAATGATGCCGTTCAAAGGTGGTTTTAAGTTACTAAACAGAATTGAGGTGAAATCCACCCATCTTCCCTCGCTGTTTCAGTGCCCGCATCCCACCGGGGAAGAAAGACCACGTGGCCCTCTCAGAGCTGGGTGGCAAACCTCGACGGGCCCGTCACGGCGGGACTCCAgctctcccccttcccaaacTGAGCTTCTCCTCATCGTGGAGCCACGGCCGCCTGGTCTCTGAAGACGCTCGATGCATGCGTGTCCGCCGGGACATTCCCCTTCGAGTCCTTGGAAGGTGTTGGTGTGCAAAGAGCTGCCCGGCAGGTATTTCACGGCCATGCAAGCCCAACAGATTTGCACCATCAGCGTTGCTCCACCTCTCCCGCAGCGCTTTCAGAGCACATTGGGTGTCCCGCTTTCCTACGGAGAGGGGGACAGGTTCGTACCCTCTCCCCCATTCCTCCAGCAGCCTGGTGGTAGGGTGCGCGCTAGTGCCCGGAGAGCTGCTCGTGTTTCCCACCTCCTGGCATCCTCATCCCCAAACGCAGGCATCCATGAGCTGGTAGAGGCGTCTCAAATCACTGCTCTGAAATTGGGCTGGTTTGCGTGCAATAATAAAATGTTCGCAGGATTTGGCTGTCTAAGGCTAATTCTGTAACCTGACTATGAAGCCCGCTGGTTAGGACAGTCAACAGGGCACGGGGATAAAAACAGGGCTTGGTGTTTGCTGCAGTCAATATTTCAGCACATCGTGAAGAGTAGTAGAATAACGGGAGAGAAGTTGTGAGAGTCCAAGGTGCTGTATCATATAGCCGAGTCATTAGAGAGTTCTTGTGGACAGTGTAAATGCTACTTCCTCCAGGCACAGAGGAGATTTGAGTCTCCCATGTTAGGTGCATGGCATTTAATCACTGAGGTactaaaaaaagctgtttttctagCTCCATTTTGTGAAAAGGGTAAGGATTCAAGGTCACACACACAGTGGGAGCTTTTGCAGCCTGTTCCCAAATTTCATCCTTGCATCTTGCCTTTCCCTGTTAACCTAGCTTATCCAGCTCTCACTCAGTGTGGGGACGGGGTGGCTTTGAGAAAATCTTGCCTTTTGCAGCCTAATTCCTTTTATGTCTGGAATGCAGACATTCAGCTCAGGTCTCCAGGTACCTGAAAAGTAGACTTTGCAACCCCTGCTCCTTCTTGTGGCTGTAGGGACACTGCCTGTATACTACAGACAGTGCTGAACACTACAAAACAATTGACACACAATTAAATAAGATTCTGCCTTTTCTGAGAGCAtgacaatattatttttttaaaactgataaTCAGATAGAACAGCTTGAAGACCATACTACCTGAACGTGAGCTGCTTACAGGAAGGAGCCTTCATGTAACCCTCACAGATTTCAGGAAAGCATCACAAAGGTACCCACAATCTGTCTACATCTTGATGCAACAGTGAGGCCTTATATGTGTCTTTAATGAGATACTCACATGTGTAAACATTTTTGAGATGAGAGCTTGAGGTTGCAAGCCAACTTCCATTATAAATTCCTGTTCTGTCTGCTTATAACTTTCCCAGAAGAATATCCTTGAGGAATTAAGTCTTCTATGATTAGTCCCAGCTCAAAGATGattttttgaatgtttgaaCAAAGTCCAACTACTTTTAAAGCACATACACTATGAATACAGATGAATCTGTTTCTAACCTTAAAAATGTGAGCAGAAGTAACTCAAAAAGGATTGAGCTATAAAGTTTGTATGCAACTAACAGACATCAACAgcctaaaaaattaaaacagtagTATTGTCATTGgttaaatgtttgcttttgcCCACGCTAACTAACTTATGTTCATTTTGAATAGTTGGTAGTCTTTTGGGCTATAAACTTCGTAGTACAGCATGTGAAACTGTTCTTTAAATTGGGTCCATATAGTTCTCTTCTTATACAagagaaactgaagcaaaaatgaaatttaggtAACAGTGTTAACTAATCTGCATAATGTGGGCACTGGTCAGTTAACAATCCAAAACATGGTCTAGACTAGGCAAAGCACATCTGAAGTGGCatgtttgaaattaattttttagtgCTGTTTGTATTTATGAACATTTTCATGTtacaccttttttcctttgcttatcCGTTTTCATCAGGTATATGCTtatgcttctctttctttcatttttttgtaagCCTTAGTCTAAGCATGAAAATAGGATTCTCAAATTAAAGGTTCTAATTCCTTTTCATATCCACTGAGGTTTatggaattaaaattaaaccattGAAATTGATAATTTAATTGCTATGAATTGTGTTATTTGATTGTTGTTTGAAGtgggaaaagaaatttcatCACATACCTCATTTACAAAACaccaaatatttcagaattcagCCACAACACGATTGACCACCTTCACGTATGGACAGTAAGTGAAATTACCCAATAGTTATTCCAAACAAGTCCACCTGctgttttttaatgaactgtATCAGTCGACTAGCTGGAACCAGAGGTGATTCTGTCATGACTGGATGGATCCAGCACCTTGTTCACCGTGGTCACTGCTTATGACTGCAGGGCAGATGGTCCTGAAATTCCGTCACTGCCTCAGCTGGAGACTGAAGACTGCTGGAGGGTTGCTAGTATAGAGGAATCCCCTTGGATTGCATCTCCTACATACATGCTTCCCAAATAAGCAAGCACAGATGGGCTTGATGCAGCCCTTGCTGCCAGGTAGGAAGAGTGAGTGTCTGGAAGAACTCTTAGTTCAACCTTAAAATCTTAATCATTCAGGCTAGTGCAAGAGAACAAGATCTTCACAGTGTAAATATTTAGAGATCTGTCTCCTATATATGTCATATTTCTTCAGACAGGAAACAACAAGCCTTGTTGCCACCACAGATTCTCCAAGGATACCAGAAGCAgtactttaatattttctttctttggctcCTTTATTATTTGACACAGTTGTATGCATTCATCCTAGCATATACAGTAGTTTATGTCTTTGTACAGAGTAATTATAAAGCCAACAAACAGGAACGCTATGGGTTTTTTACTCAACAGTCAGCATCATGGCAGATCATTCTGATGTGTGTTTTAAATCCCATGTGACtgcttcataattttttaaaaactttaatgaaaagaatttttttatgatatGAAGCTGCCATTGTTAGTTTAGACAGAAGGCTTTTCTGTGTTCATTAATATTGCTGACTGTAGTCTCTAAGTTGATTTGCAAAgatgtatgcatttttttttccttcttagagAAGTACTCGTAAGAAAATTCTCACctttcagctctgaaaaagctgtaattctgcttctgcattttcttagaAAGTTCAAGTCAAGTCTTGatcttcctttcttgttttgtttttagttgGCTGGTTAGTTGGTTGATTGGGTTTACTGAATGGTTCCAAAACGCCTACTGAGACATTTTTCAGTCCTTATTTTAATTCTTATGAAATAACGTTGAACATTTTTGGAAAGGGAAGTTTTCTCAcaagtttttattaaataaatgcttGCAGAAATCGGCAATTCTAgcaatctttcaaaaaaatcaccTTCCTTTAGACTAGTCAGGTCTACTCCAATGCCAATATACTCAAAATCATATCTTTATAGATCATCtggaaaagttgttttaaaatattcattatacCTGCACTTGGGGAATGTGGCCAAGTAGGtagtctttttttctaatggGGATTGCAttcaaattcagattttatgAAAGACTTGTAGAAGCTTTATCATCACTTTAAACTGTACAGACTATAGGTGTATAGACTGTGCACTGTTTTGCAGGATCGAGGGTTAAAAGTAAATCCTCTGCCAGCCCGTGACTGATGCATTAGCAGCCAAAAGACCACCATGATTTTATCACTGTTATCATCTTGCTCTCCTTTACTTCTCCATTTTCACTTATGTTTGTAGTCAACTGACGAAATTGCATCTTACAGAAGCGCCAAGTTCTGGAAAGTATTTCTCAGATACCTCAGCCTACAACTGTAATGGATCCAGTTCCACTGTGGCCTGAGATCATTTATTTAATTAAGTGTTTGTAGAGTACAGGTCTCAGATTGTTAACTGTTTGATCTTTGATTAGTCAGCCAGGTGGTATATATAATTAAGCTGAAGATCAAGTGAAATAGATGATCAAATCATTGAAAAATGGTCCAGCTGTTAAATAGACCCTCCCTTTTTTACTTCTGGAAAATCTATGAGCACAGTAGCAAGTCAACCAGTTTTTTAGGTTAGTTTTAGTTTTTATGAACTGATGATGAACACTTGCACAGGACTCTTTAATAGTGTCAGAAATGTAAGCTCTTAGTTTGTAGTTCTCAGTCACAAAGACTGTGtggaattgttttcttttgactgATCCTAACCCTGATAGAGAAAAGCACttagaaaatgctttgtttaaCAATGCACTTTGTGTCCCCTGACTACACTGGGAATTCTGTGATGTCTAAAAGTTCTGCAATTTATGTGTGGTTTTCTTGAATGATCAGGGGTGAATGTGTCTGTTGTGATGAGGCACAAATCTTTAAAATCTCAGGctaggaataaataaatacattttctggtggtttttttttttccccccaaagcaCCAGGCTTGTTTGATGGAGAAttctttggaaaagcagaatgTGTAGCTAGTTAGTATTTAGCACAGCCACACAATTTTTGTCATTGTGTTATCACATAGTAACTGGAGGCAGATAGGGTGTCCTAGTTGTGAAGGGTACAGAGAAATCCTTCTTGAACTCATTTAATTGCCTGAATCTTGTGTATCTAATTTTCATCTCCCTTTCGGCTGTGTCAACAGCATTTCTTCCCATCTAA
Encoded here:
- the TSC22D1 gene encoding TSC22 domain family protein 1 isoform X1, with the translated sequence MAHPAMFPRRGSSSSSSCVTAPTAPGTGVGSAALSAEDYQPPLLVQPPPPSPAASSSAGPQPTPPPPQSLNLLSQSQLQPQPLAQTGAQMKKKSGFQITSVTPAQISASMSSNNSIAEDTESYDDLDESHTEDLSSSEILDVSLSRATDLGEPERSSSEETLNNFQEAETPGAVSPNQPHLPQQHAPLPHHPQQSVVINGSVHPHHVHHHHHLHHHHHGHHHPSHPGVGSAPVSGGPPPSPSFRKLSTTGSSDSVIATAPVSAASSTGSPASVVSNIRTTSTPGNLGVSPATGTSTLNNMGGGSSSVASSMLGTINLSNITSTGNVNALSGTSSNVNVNILSGVGNGTSASSSVMNNVTNPTAGMAVGSSQQQPASGTSRFRVVKLDSSSEPFKKGRWTCTEFYDKENTVAVSEGVAVNKAVETIKQNPLEVTSERESTSGSSVSSNVSTLSHYTESVGSGEIGAPTVVQQQAFQGVGPQQMDFSSAAPPAIPASSIPQSVSQSQLAQVQLHSQEVNYPQQKPGVQPPAQASLTTVTGVQPAPVNILGVSPSLGHQQPAIQSMAQQQLPYSQPAQPVQTLPVVQQQQLQYGQQQQQQQQTVPTQMAAGHVKPVNQNSVTGAMPDYIQHQQILQTPAPAMQPSSTGVGAGQPVPIAQAQSMQPSVQAHPATAPAQPIAHAPAAIPGIGTSGQMLNVGQQGSVAAVVQPPSAANQIPPPVMPSTAAPPSSQVVQPVQTGIMQQGLQAGASGLPQQMVIAQQNTLLPVPPQAQGVESVVQGMTGQQLPAVSPIPSASTVPAPSQAGSAVPPGIPSASIGLGQPQNIAQASAVQNGNLAPSVSQPPLISTSIGMPVAQSVPQQIPLSSTQFPAQSLAQSTVSQTEDGRRPIEPSLVGLPQAASGESGVGASAVSDGGSSGMPSSASLFPLKVLPLTTPLVDGEDESSSGASVVAIDNKIEQAMDLVKSHLMYAVREEVEVLKEQIKELIEKNSQLEQENTLLKTLASPEQLAQFQAQLQTGSPPSSSQSQGTTQQPAQPASQGSGPSA